One region of Micromonospora ureilytica genomic DNA includes:
- a CDS encoding lysophospholipid acyltransferase family protein gives MPLLYTIGKLTVAPALRLAFRPTVEGLEHVPETGGAVFAGNHLSVADELFLGTVVPRHLAFWAKSEYFTGAGVKGAFSKFVLTGLGAIPVERAGGRAALSAFDAAIPALKGGDLVVVYPEGTRSPDGKLYRGRTGAARLAISAGVPIIPVGMIGTDKAQPIGARVPRPGTAKITVRFGKPLDFTGRPDDRTSLRQMTDELMSEIQKLTGQEYVARYAPPRAHSDSTGDA, from the coding sequence GTGCCCCTGCTCTACACCATCGGCAAGCTGACCGTGGCGCCCGCGCTGCGGTTGGCGTTCCGCCCGACCGTGGAAGGGCTGGAACACGTGCCGGAGACCGGTGGCGCGGTCTTCGCCGGTAACCACCTCTCGGTGGCCGACGAGCTGTTCCTCGGCACGGTCGTGCCCCGGCACCTGGCGTTCTGGGCCAAGTCGGAGTACTTCACGGGCGCCGGCGTGAAGGGCGCGTTCTCCAAGTTCGTCCTCACCGGCCTGGGCGCGATCCCCGTCGAGCGGGCCGGCGGCCGGGCGGCGCTGTCCGCGTTCGACGCGGCGATCCCGGCGCTCAAGGGCGGTGACCTGGTGGTGGTCTACCCGGAGGGCACCCGATCTCCGGACGGCAAGCTCTACCGGGGGCGGACCGGCGCGGCTCGGCTGGCGATCTCGGCCGGCGTGCCGATCATTCCGGTCGGCATGATCGGCACGGACAAGGCGCAGCCGATCGGTGCCCGGGTGCCCCGGCCGGGCACTGCCAAGATCACGGTTCGATTCGGCAAGCCGTTGGACTTCACCGGCCGACCGGACGACCGCACCTCACTGCGGCAGATGACCGACGAGCTGATGAGTGAGATCCAGAAGCTCACCGGCCAGGAGTACGTGGCCCGCTACGCCCCGCCGCGCGCCCACTCGGACTCGACAGGCGACGCCTGA
- a CDS encoding TIGR03960 family B12-binding radical SAM protein: MSAPSTTPRAAATNSVWSQLEPLLPQVSKPIQYVGGELGAVTKDWDAATVRWALMYPDAYEVGLPNQGVQILYEVLNELPDTLAERTYAVWPDLETLMRTHGVPQFTVDAHRAVRGFDVFGISFSTELGYTNMLTAIDLAGIPMLAADRTDADPVIVAGGHAAFNPEPIADFIDAAVLGDGEEAVLEITAIVREWKAEGSPGGRDELLLRLARTESVYVPRFYDVDYLPDGRIQRVVPNRADVPFRVHKRTTMDLDAWPYPKKPLVPLAETVHERYAVEIFRGCTRGCRFCQAGMITRPVRERSITTVAQMVREGLEFSGFNEVGLLSLSSADHSEIGDMCSGLAEQYAGTNVSLSLPSTRVDAFNIDLAQELSRNGRRTGLTFAPEGGSERIRKVINKMVTKEDLIRTVVTAYTNGWRQVKLYFMCGLPTETDEDVLEIAEMAHEVIRAGRAATGSKDIRCTVSIGGFVPKPHTPFQWASMDRPEVIDHRLKILKQAINADRSLGRAIGYRYHDGEPSLIEGLLSRGDRRVGSVIRKVWENGGRFDGWSEHFSYQRWVDAAAETLPAFGVDLDWFTTRQRDELEVLPWDHLDSGLDKDWLWQDWQDSVSGFEQDDCRWTPCFDCGVCPSMDTEIQIGPTGKKLLPLTPLGGNGMKVPSGHSHSHP; the protein is encoded by the coding sequence ATGAGTGCCCCGTCCACGACGCCGCGAGCGGCCGCGACCAATTCCGTCTGGTCCCAGCTCGAGCCGCTGCTGCCCCAGGTCTCCAAGCCCATCCAGTACGTCGGGGGCGAGTTGGGCGCGGTGACGAAGGACTGGGACGCGGCGACCGTGCGCTGGGCGCTGATGTATCCCGACGCGTACGAGGTGGGCCTGCCCAACCAGGGCGTGCAGATCCTCTACGAGGTGCTCAACGAGCTGCCCGACACCCTCGCCGAGCGGACGTACGCGGTCTGGCCGGACCTGGAGACGCTGATGCGCACGCACGGCGTGCCGCAGTTCACCGTCGACGCGCACCGGGCGGTGCGCGGGTTCGACGTGTTCGGCATCTCCTTCTCCACCGAGCTGGGCTACACCAACATGCTCACCGCGATCGACCTGGCCGGCATCCCGATGCTGGCCGCCGACCGCACCGACGCCGACCCGGTGATCGTGGCCGGCGGGCACGCCGCGTTCAACCCGGAGCCGATCGCCGACTTCATCGACGCCGCGGTGCTCGGCGACGGCGAGGAGGCGGTCCTGGAGATCACCGCGATCGTCCGGGAGTGGAAGGCCGAGGGCTCGCCGGGCGGCCGTGACGAGCTGCTGCTGCGGCTGGCCCGCACCGAGAGCGTCTACGTGCCGCGCTTCTACGACGTCGACTACCTGCCGGACGGCCGGATCCAGCGGGTCGTGCCGAACCGGGCGGACGTGCCGTTCCGGGTGCACAAGCGCACGACGATGGACCTGGACGCCTGGCCGTACCCGAAGAAGCCCCTCGTTCCGCTGGCCGAGACGGTGCACGAGCGGTACGCGGTGGAGATCTTCCGGGGCTGCACCCGGGGTTGCCGGTTCTGCCAGGCCGGGATGATCACCCGGCCGGTGCGGGAGCGGTCGATCACCACTGTCGCTCAGATGGTCCGCGAGGGCCTGGAGTTCTCCGGCTTCAACGAGGTCGGCCTGCTGTCGCTCTCCTCCGCGGACCACTCCGAGATCGGCGACATGTGCTCGGGCCTCGCCGAGCAGTACGCGGGCACGAACGTCTCGCTGTCGCTGCCGTCGACCCGGGTGGACGCCTTCAACATCGACCTCGCGCAGGAGCTGTCCCGCAACGGGCGGCGTACCGGCCTGACCTTCGCCCCGGAGGGCGGGTCGGAGCGGATCCGCAAGGTCATCAACAAGATGGTGACGAAGGAAGACCTGATCCGGACGGTCGTCACCGCGTACACCAACGGCTGGCGGCAGGTGAAGCTCTACTTCATGTGCGGCCTGCCCACCGAGACCGACGAGGACGTCCTCGAGATCGCGGAGATGGCCCACGAGGTGATCAGGGCCGGCCGGGCCGCGACCGGCTCCAAGGACATCCGTTGCACGGTGTCCATCGGAGGGTTCGTGCCGAAGCCGCACACCCCGTTCCAGTGGGCCTCGATGGACCGTCCTGAGGTCATCGACCACCGGCTCAAGATCCTCAAGCAGGCCATCAACGCGGACCGTTCGCTGGGCCGGGCCATCGGCTACCGCTACCACGACGGCGAGCCGTCGCTCATCGAAGGACTGCTCTCCAGGGGTGACCGCCGGGTCGGCTCGGTGATCCGCAAGGTCTGGGAGAACGGCGGCCGGTTCGACGGGTGGAGCGAGCACTTCTCGTACCAGCGCTGGGTGGACGCGGCGGCCGAGACGCTGCCCGCGTTCGGGGTGGACCTCGACTGGTTCACCACCCGTCAGCGCGACGAGCTGGAGGTCCTGCCCTGGGACCACCTCGACTCGGGCCTGGACAAGGACTGGCTCTGGCAGGACTGGCAGGACTCGGTCAGCGGGTTCGAGCAGGACGACTGCCGGTGGACGCCCTGCTTCGACTGCGGCGTCTGCCCATCGATGGACACTGAGATCCAGATCGGCCCCACCGGCAAGAAGTTGCTGCCGCTCACCCCGCTGGGCGGCAACGGCATGAAGGTCCCGTCGGGCCACTCGCACTCGCACCCCTGA
- a CDS encoding WXG100 family type VII secretion target, with protein MAGGTWERCVREVTLSADPETVGSVGAGWSNLSSGLQQLRDALVGRSFVGPIATGQERPHVGGLPGMLAGWKGSGGDAYREHLGKIGKQIEDLITDATNVSGALTRIEGDIRKSVSTIPIPLMDDFGFNEWSLPNGTELDDARDGESSSGFLAALRKDYQNNPGSYADGAFRDKADDLEATMKVDGQAGDSKRGGWWDTGAHLDNWYRDNQNAANTAMSPLPQAVYTERPKLKVVGPEGQGDIDDVRRDTRVPPTGRPDISGGEFGGKPDIGGGGPTIGSRPPGIDDTGGPTSSVEPFSPTKPGGLGDGSPTGGTGQLTAPPTGSGYPGYGDDDYTSGLAGATPGGVGGLGGGVGGGGVGSAGLGGAGGGFGGGAGVGSAGGIGAGGGLGGGAGIGVGGIPGMVGGGNGKLPPMTSAANALRTAAAAGPGGAGMAGGARGAGVGGAGMMGGGMMGGAGGAGHGGGGSGSEHSSWLTEDDDPWGPGDGASPGVLR; from the coding sequence ATGGCTGGAGGAACCTGGGAGCGGTGCGTCCGCGAGGTGACGCTCTCCGCGGACCCGGAAACTGTCGGATCGGTCGGAGCGGGCTGGAGCAATCTCTCCAGCGGTCTGCAACAACTGCGGGACGCGCTCGTCGGTCGGTCGTTCGTCGGCCCGATCGCTACGGGCCAGGAGCGCCCGCACGTCGGCGGTCTGCCCGGGATGCTGGCCGGCTGGAAGGGCAGCGGTGGCGACGCGTACCGCGAGCACCTGGGCAAGATCGGCAAGCAGATCGAGGATCTGATCACCGACGCGACGAACGTCAGTGGCGCGTTGACGCGGATCGAGGGCGACATCCGTAAGTCCGTCTCCACGATCCCGATCCCGCTGATGGACGACTTCGGCTTCAACGAGTGGAGCCTGCCCAACGGCACCGAGCTCGACGACGCCCGCGACGGTGAGAGCTCGTCGGGGTTCCTCGCCGCGCTGCGCAAGGACTACCAGAACAACCCCGGCTCGTACGCCGACGGCGCGTTCCGTGACAAGGCCGACGACCTGGAGGCGACCATGAAGGTCGATGGCCAGGCCGGCGACAGCAAGCGGGGCGGCTGGTGGGACACCGGGGCTCACCTGGACAACTGGTACCGGGACAATCAGAACGCGGCGAACACGGCGATGTCGCCTCTGCCCCAGGCGGTGTACACCGAGCGTCCGAAGCTGAAGGTGGTGGGGCCCGAGGGCCAGGGCGATATCGACGACGTCCGCCGCGACACCCGGGTGCCGCCCACGGGACGGCCCGACATCAGCGGTGGCGAATTCGGCGGGAAGCCCGACATCGGTGGTGGCGGCCCCACGATCGGCAGTAGGCCACCGGGCATCGACGACACGGGCGGTCCGACGTCCAGTGTCGAACCGTTCTCCCCGACCAAGCCCGGTGGGCTCGGCGATGGCTCGCCAACCGGCGGCACCGGCCAGCTCACGGCCCCACCGACCGGTTCCGGTTACCCGGGCTACGGCGACGATGACTACACCAGCGGTCTGGCTGGTGCCACCCCGGGCGGTGTCGGCGGCCTGGGCGGTGGCGTCGGCGGCGGCGGGGTCGGCAGCGCCGGTCTCGGTGGCGCTGGCGGCGGTTTCGGCGGCGGGGCCGGGGTGGGCTCGGCCGGCGGCATCGGCGCCGGCGGCGGCCTGGGCGGTGGTGCCGGGATCGGCGTGGGTGGCATCCCCGGCATGGTGGGTGGCGGTAACGGAAAGCTGCCGCCGATGACGAGCGCCGCGAACGCGCTGCGTACTGCTGCCGCCGCCGGCCCTGGCGGCGCAGGGATGGCGGGCGGCGCGCGTGGTGCGGGCGTCGGCGGCGCCGGAATGATGGGCGGCGGCATGATGGGCGGCGCGGGCGGCGCCGGACACGGCGGCGGTGGCAGCGGCTCCGAGCACTCGTCGTGGTTGACTGAGGATGACGATCCGTGGGGTCCCGGTGACGGGGCGTCCCCGGGTGTCCTTCGATGA
- the mycP gene encoding type VII secretion-associated serine protease mycosin, with the protein MRVNVGSLRPVAACLLAGLLVVGAAQPATAAPRRAEQWYLDELRIEQVHKISTGRGVVVAVLDSGVEATHPDLRGQVLPGGRSYGASGDGRADEDGHGTHMAGIIAAKASGDGVDGIAPGAKILPIKLRKGSGTTSDAAMALGIRMAVDGGAKVINISQSGPGLVTDAEASAIKYAFDRDVVVVSGAGNTARGSVAVGNPANTPGVIAVTGTTRGGAFWSGSVRGPEAVVAAPGESVYNITNEAGYGWGDGTSDSSAIVSGLAALIRSKYPDLNAPSVINRIIRTARDAGPSGRDPEYGFGLIDPIKALTANVPPVTANPLLGPAAAPVDPGPTRAAGPDEEFDVTQHGDRGGPTDQQVMVVGVGIAVVLVLLLGLAVFLIWNRRRYRREAARAAAIPDEALDQALSGAYPSPGAGYAPPPGYPPAPGYPPAPGYAPSSGYAASPPGQGPPSGYGPPSGYAPPPGHAPAPGYGPPGGVPPAPPQER; encoded by the coding sequence ATGAGGGTGAACGTCGGAAGCCTCCGGCCGGTAGCCGCCTGTCTGCTGGCGGGGCTCCTCGTGGTGGGGGCCGCCCAGCCGGCGACCGCCGCGCCGCGGCGGGCCGAGCAGTGGTATCTGGACGAGCTCCGGATCGAGCAGGTGCACAAGATCTCCACCGGGCGGGGTGTGGTCGTGGCCGTGCTCGACAGTGGCGTCGAGGCCACCCACCCGGACCTGCGGGGTCAGGTGCTGCCTGGAGGTCGCAGCTACGGCGCCTCCGGAGATGGCAGAGCGGACGAGGACGGGCACGGCACGCACATGGCCGGCATCATCGCGGCGAAAGCCAGCGGGGACGGCGTGGACGGCATCGCCCCCGGCGCGAAGATCCTGCCCATCAAGCTGCGCAAGGGCAGCGGCACCACCAGTGACGCGGCGATGGCCCTCGGCATCCGGATGGCCGTCGACGGCGGTGCCAAGGTGATCAATATTTCCCAGAGTGGCCCGGGCCTCGTCACCGACGCGGAGGCGAGCGCGATCAAGTACGCGTTCGACCGCGACGTCGTCGTGGTCTCCGGCGCTGGCAACACCGCCAGGGGCAGCGTCGCCGTAGGAAACCCGGCCAACACCCCCGGCGTGATCGCGGTGACCGGGACGACCAGGGGCGGCGCATTCTGGTCCGGCTCTGTCCGGGGTCCGGAGGCGGTGGTCGCCGCTCCAGGCGAAAGCGTCTACAACATCACCAACGAGGCGGGCTACGGCTGGGGCGACGGGACCTCCGACTCCAGCGCGATCGTCTCCGGTCTCGCCGCGCTGATCAGGTCGAAGTATCCGGACCTCAACGCTCCAAGTGTGATCAACCGGATCATCCGGACCGCCCGGGACGCCGGCCCGTCCGGCCGGGATCCGGAGTACGGCTTCGGGCTGATCGACCCGATCAAGGCGCTGACCGCGAACGTGCCACCGGTCACCGCAAACCCGCTGCTCGGCCCGGCCGCGGCGCCGGTGGACCCGGGCCCGACCCGCGCCGCGGGTCCGGACGAGGAATTCGACGTCACCCAGCACGGCGATCGCGGTGGTCCGACCGACCAGCAGGTCATGGTGGTGGGCGTCGGCATCGCCGTGGTGCTGGTGTTGCTGTTGGGGCTGGCGGTGTTCCTCATCTGGAACCGCCGGCGGTACCGGCGGGAGGCGGCCCGGGCCGCCGCTATCCCGGACGAGGCGTTGGACCAGGCTCTCTCTGGGGCCTACCCGTCGCCGGGCGCGGGTTACGCCCCGCCGCCCGGCTACCCACCAGCCCCCGGCTACCCACCAGCCCCCGGGTACGCCCCATCCTCCGGGTATGCCGCCTCGCCCCCCGGTCAGGGCCCGCCCTCCGGCTACGGCCCGCCTTCCGGTTATGCCCCGCCTCCCGGTCATGCCCCTGCTCCCGGTTACGGACCGCCGGGCGGGGTGCCGCCTGCCCCGCCGCAGGAGCGGTAA
- a CDS encoding TIGR03936 family radical SAM-associated protein, which translates to MGGHAGTPEEPTIARKPQPEGGQAPVVQRVRIRYAKRGPLRFTSHRDFARAFERALRRAAVPVAFSQGFHPHPKISYASAAPTGVASEAEYLEIALQAEVDPEALRAALDAALSPGLDVLDAVIAEGGNLPDRIEASHWYIELPEVDTAVLRAAVDAFVAAEEVLVERMTKQGRRTFDARSAVMSIDVQPPTPTPSGAPAVPCAILELVVRQVTPSVRPDDVLSGLRVVADLEPPVSPRVTRLAQGTLTAQGAIVDPLDADRDGAAIVGH; encoded by the coding sequence ATGGGCGGACACGCAGGTACACCCGAGGAGCCCACGATCGCCAGAAAGCCTCAACCCGAGGGCGGCCAGGCACCGGTCGTCCAGCGCGTCCGCATCCGGTACGCCAAGCGCGGGCCGCTGCGGTTCACCTCGCACCGGGACTTCGCCCGTGCGTTCGAGCGCGCGCTCCGCCGGGCCGCAGTTCCGGTCGCCTTCTCCCAGGGTTTCCACCCGCACCCGAAGATCTCCTACGCCAGCGCCGCGCCCACCGGAGTGGCGAGCGAGGCGGAGTACCTGGAAATCGCCCTTCAGGCCGAGGTCGACCCGGAGGCGCTGCGCGCCGCTTTGGACGCCGCGCTCTCGCCGGGGCTGGATGTCCTGGACGCCGTGATCGCCGAGGGGGGCAATCTGCCGGACCGGATCGAGGCGTCGCACTGGTACATCGAGTTGCCCGAGGTCGACACTGCGGTGCTGCGCGCCGCGGTGGACGCCTTCGTCGCGGCCGAGGAGGTGCTGGTCGAGCGTATGACCAAGCAGGGTCGACGCACTTTCGATGCCCGGTCCGCCGTGATGTCCATCGATGTCCAACCCCCTACGCCGACGCCTTCCGGGGCGCCGGCCGTCCCGTGTGCGATACTCGAACTGGTCGTGCGGCAGGTCACCCCGTCCGTACGGCCCGATGACGTCCTTTCCGGCCTCCGCGTGGTGGCCGACCTGGAGCCGCCGGTTTCGCCGAGGGTGACCCGGCTGGCTCAGGGCACGTTGACCGCGCAGGGTGCGATCGTGGATCCGTTGGATGCGGACCGCGACGGGGCAGCCATCGTTGGGCACTGA
- a CDS encoding Rne/Rng family ribonuclease has product MLENEPEGGERTGSQPAADTADQSTTADGAAVETSTTAVGSASVEPAGAESEAVEPAAPVRRTRATRRRAAPLNQPEQTDAPVEASTGGAGSAESPQAEVFAPVSGDLDVAPKTPRRRRKATAVETTAEEPLVAASAEAASAEVVPPVKVTRTRRKKATPAAVEEPPATEQPAAADEVPAVEEPVVAEEPAESDLREAEAELNDSETLPSTSAAELPWSSGAQDRSGEVPPGVAVPVVTDEPNEPAEVEPEQPRTRRRRAALSAPTVLFMAPQPDAVPVTRPAEPAAATEEPAVEEAAEPSRRRRRGRREAEPVEPIEAIEAEEEPTEEADEAAEADDDDEDSAAARRRRRRGRRGRGRGKGGADDAEDEESEEAAQADEEETAETEPEGDEDEESEGGDGLTRRRRRRRRRGAGDTEGAADDGVPTVVKIREPRRTVDEVQGVSGSTRLEAKRQRRRDGREQRRTRPPILSESEFLARREAVDRVMAVRQRGDRTQIAVLEDGVLVEHYVTRNSSGTMAGNVYLGKVQNVLPSMEAAFVDVGRGRNAVLYAGEVNWDTSGLEGRARSIEQALRSGDSVLVQVTKDPIGHKGARLTSHIALSGRHLVYVPNGNASGISRKLPDNERKRLRDVLKKLVPDGAGVIVRTAAEGATEDELARDVKRLQAQWEDIQAKAAEGGAPALLYGEPDLVIRVVRDLFNEDFRELVIEGEQSYDIVESYLSHVSPDLVDRVRRHVGTSDVFAEYRIDEQIIKGLDRKVFLPSGGSLVIDRTEAMTVVDVNTGKYTGSGGNLEETVTRNNLEAAEEIVRQLRLRDIGGIVVIDFIDMVLESNRELVLRRLTECLGRDRTKHQVTEITSLGLVQMTRKRIGAGLLEAFSETCECCKGRGVIMHTEPVPEKPRPAGAGEKVKAVASSVAAAPAAEQGATATSSRRRARKNAPAERTVVEVVETDTTAEPDADYQDTMGYDLSRYESDTAAAPAISDAQQGESARLAAADDPDALADGEGDEETTEGGGGRRRSRRGGARRRTRP; this is encoded by the coding sequence ATGCTCGAGAACGAGCCCGAGGGCGGCGAACGGACCGGTTCACAGCCGGCCGCCGACACCGCTGACCAGAGCACCACGGCCGACGGCGCCGCCGTCGAGACCTCCACCACGGCTGTCGGTTCGGCCTCGGTGGAACCAGCCGGCGCGGAGAGCGAGGCCGTCGAGCCCGCCGCGCCGGTGCGCCGCACCCGGGCGACCCGTCGTCGGGCCGCCCCGCTCAACCAGCCGGAGCAGACCGATGCCCCGGTCGAGGCGTCCACCGGTGGGGCCGGCAGCGCCGAATCGCCGCAGGCGGAGGTGTTCGCGCCGGTCTCCGGTGATCTGGATGTCGCCCCGAAGACCCCCCGGCGCCGCCGCAAGGCCACAGCTGTCGAGACGACCGCCGAAGAGCCGCTGGTCGCAGCCTCCGCGGAGGCTGCCTCGGCCGAGGTGGTTCCGCCGGTCAAGGTGACCCGTACCCGGCGCAAGAAGGCCACCCCGGCCGCTGTCGAGGAGCCGCCCGCCACCGAGCAGCCGGCCGCCGCCGACGAGGTGCCCGCCGTCGAGGAGCCGGTCGTCGCCGAGGAGCCGGCCGAGTCCGACCTGCGCGAGGCCGAGGCCGAGTTGAACGACTCCGAAACCCTCCCGAGCACGTCCGCCGCCGAGCTCCCCTGGAGCAGCGGCGCGCAGGACCGCTCCGGCGAGGTGCCACCGGGTGTGGCCGTTCCCGTTGTGACGGATGAGCCGAACGAGCCGGCCGAGGTCGAGCCGGAGCAGCCGCGTACCCGTCGTCGGCGGGCTGCGCTCTCCGCGCCCACCGTGCTGTTCATGGCGCCCCAGCCGGACGCCGTGCCGGTGACCCGACCGGCGGAGCCCGCCGCGGCGACCGAGGAGCCGGCCGTCGAGGAGGCCGCCGAGCCGTCCCGCCGCCGTCGGCGTGGTCGCCGCGAGGCCGAGCCGGTGGAGCCGATCGAGGCGATCGAGGCCGAGGAAGAGCCGACCGAGGAGGCCGACGAGGCCGCCGAGGCGGATGATGACGACGAGGACAGCGCCGCCGCGCGCCGCCGCCGCCGGCGTGGTCGCCGCGGCCGGGGCCGGGGCAAGGGCGGGGCCGACGACGCCGAGGACGAGGAGTCCGAAGAGGCGGCGCAGGCCGATGAGGAAGAGACCGCCGAGACCGAGCCTGAGGGCGACGAGGACGAGGAGTCCGAGGGCGGGGACGGCCTGACCCGCCGTCGTCGCCGTCGTCGCCGTCGTGGCGCCGGTGACACCGAGGGTGCGGCGGACGACGGCGTGCCGACCGTGGTGAAGATCCGCGAGCCGCGCCGGACCGTCGACGAGGTGCAGGGTGTGTCCGGCTCGACCCGGCTGGAGGCCAAGCGGCAGCGCCGCCGCGACGGTCGGGAGCAGCGCCGTACCCGCCCGCCGATCCTCAGCGAGTCGGAGTTCCTGGCGCGCCGCGAGGCCGTCGACCGGGTGATGGCGGTCCGCCAGCGCGGTGACCGCACCCAGATCGCCGTCCTGGAGGACGGCGTGCTGGTCGAGCACTACGTCACCCGCAACTCCTCCGGGACGATGGCCGGCAACGTGTACCTGGGCAAGGTGCAGAACGTGCTGCCGAGCATGGAGGCCGCGTTCGTCGACGTCGGCCGCGGCCGCAACGCGGTGCTGTACGCCGGTGAGGTCAACTGGGACACCTCCGGGCTGGAGGGGCGCGCTCGCTCGATCGAGCAGGCGCTGCGCTCCGGCGACTCGGTGCTGGTCCAGGTCACCAAGGACCCGATCGGGCACAAGGGCGCGCGGCTGACCAGCCACATCGCGCTCTCGGGCCGGCACCTGGTCTACGTGCCCAACGGCAACGCGTCCGGGATCAGCCGCAAGCTGCCGGACAACGAGCGCAAGCGGCTGCGGGACGTGCTCAAGAAGCTGGTCCCGGACGGCGCGGGCGTGATCGTCCGGACGGCCGCCGAGGGTGCCACCGAGGACGAGCTGGCCCGCGACGTCAAGCGTCTGCAGGCGCAGTGGGAGGACATCCAGGCCAAGGCCGCCGAGGGTGGCGCTCCGGCGCTGCTCTACGGGGAGCCCGACCTGGTCATCCGGGTTGTCCGGGACCTGTTCAACGAGGACTTCCGCGAGCTGGTGATCGAGGGCGAGCAGTCGTACGACATCGTCGAGTCGTACCTGTCGCACGTCTCGCCGGACCTGGTCGACCGGGTGCGCCGGCACGTCGGCACGAGCGACGTCTTCGCCGAGTACCGGATCGACGAGCAGATCATCAAGGGCCTGGACCGGAAGGTCTTCCTGCCCTCCGGCGGCTCGCTGGTGATCGACCGCACCGAGGCGATGACCGTGGTCGACGTCAACACCGGCAAGTACACCGGTTCCGGGGGCAACCTGGAGGAGACCGTCACCCGCAACAACCTGGAGGCGGCGGAAGAGATCGTCCGTCAGCTCCGGCTGCGTGACATCGGCGGCATCGTGGTGATCGACTTCATCGACATGGTGCTGGAGTCGAACCGTGAGCTGGTGCTGCGTCGACTGACCGAGTGCCTGGGCCGGGACCGCACCAAGCACCAGGTCACCGAGATCACCTCGCTCGGCCTGGTGCAGATGACCCGTAAGCGGATCGGTGCGGGCCTGCTGGAGGCGTTCAGCGAGACCTGCGAGTGCTGCAAGGGTCGGGGCGTCATCATGCACACCGAGCCGGTGCCGGAGAAGCCGCGTCCCGCTGGTGCGGGAGAGAAGGTCAAGGCGGTCGCCTCGTCGGTGGCTGCCGCTCCGGCGGCCGAGCAGGGTGCCACAGCCACGTCGTCCCGCCGCCGGGCGCGCAAGAACGCGCCGGCGGAGCGGACCGTGGTCGAGGTCGTCGAGACCGACACCACCGCCGAACCAGACGCCGACTACCAGGACACCATGGGCTACGACCTGTCCCGCTACGAGTCGGACACCGCCGCCGCGCCGGCGATCTCCGACGCTCAGCAGGGTGAGTCGGCTCGGCTGGCCGCGGCGGACGACCCGGACGCGCTCGCCGACGGTGAGGGCGACGAGGAGACCACCGAGGGCGGTGGCGGCCGTCGCCGGTCGCGTCGCGGTGGCGCCCGTCGGCGGACCCGCCCCTGA
- the rplU gene encoding 50S ribosomal protein L21 gives MYAIVKTGGKQYKVAEGDVIEVEKLTGAPGDAVKLTAVLLVDGDDLVTDAAKLAEVAVSGEIAAHTKGPKIRIHKFKNKTGYHKRQGHRQPLTQVKVTGISSGK, from the coding sequence ATGTACGCGATCGTCAAGACCGGCGGCAAGCAGTACAAGGTCGCCGAGGGCGACGTGATCGAGGTCGAGAAGCTCACCGGCGCCCCCGGTGACGCGGTGAAGCTCACCGCGGTGCTCCTCGTCGACGGTGACGACCTGGTGACCGACGCGGCGAAGCTTGCCGAGGTCGCGGTGTCCGGCGAAATCGCCGCGCACACCAAGGGCCCGAAGATCCGGATCCACAAGTTCAAGAACAAGACCGGCTACCACAAGCGCCAGGGTCACCGCCAGCCGTTGACCCAGGTCAAGGTGACCGGCATCTCCAGCGGGAAGTAG
- the rpmA gene encoding 50S ribosomal protein L27 has product MAHKKGASSSRNGRDSAAQRLGVKRFGGQVVSAGEIIIRQRGTKFHPGDLVGRGGDDTLFALSAGAVLFGTKRGRKTVSIVPQQ; this is encoded by the coding sequence ATGGCTCACAAAAAGGGTGCGTCCAGCTCGCGTAACGGTCGTGATTCCGCGGCCCAGCGACTCGGCGTGAAGCGCTTCGGTGGTCAGGTTGTCAGCGCCGGTGAGATCATCATCCGGCAGCGTGGCACCAAGTTCCACCCCGGTGACCTGGTCGGCCGTGGCGGCGACGACACGCTGTTCGCGCTGTCCGCCGGTGCGGTCCTGTTCGGCACCAAGCGCGGTCGTAAGACCGTCAGCATCGTTCCGCAGCAGTAG